Genomic DNA from Lepus europaeus isolate LE1 chromosome 15, mLepTim1.pri, whole genome shotgun sequence:
GGCAGACAAGGGGAAGCTGCGTTCCCgacaggcaggggctggctgTGCTGGCACAAAGGGCTCTTGTGAATCTGGAGTTCCAGTGCTTAGGCTGGTCCAGCAAACATCCCTCCCAGGGCTCAGGCCACCTGGGTGCTGCTGCACACTGCACACTGTCCTTTCATCCTGGCGGCAGGACCTGGGCCTGTCAGAGGGTCCGTGCAGAGGACAGCGCCCTTCCCAGCTGCCATGGGGCCCCGGCCCTTCCAGCACTGCAGCCTTTGGTCTTTTCAAGATTTCCTGTGAAGATCGGAAAAGCCTCACACTCTCAACCCTTGATTGTCACTGTCCGTGCTGCACTCAGACAACACAACATTGCACAACCCAAGGATCTCCAcactgtgtggcacagcagggcaggCAAGTGGGAGCTGGACCACCCCCAGCACAGGCTCAAACAGGCatgcagagagggagatggaCAGCTGTgtgtttctcatttctttttgaaaaaaatattttggttttcatcatatctgagacagagagatccattCACTAATTCAGCCCTCAGATGCTtctaacagccaggctgggccagagcaacATCAGGAGTccgcatctgggtctcccgtgggggtggcaggtacccagggacttgggtcctcacctgctgcctccgatgATGTGCaatagctggacaggaagtggaggagctgggacttgaacaagacacctgacatgggatgcgggtgAACCCACCGCACCAAACATCTACCTGTTGGCAACTTCAGGTTCCTCTCTGGGGTTTGACCTGCATGCTCTGCTCTTGCCCTGAGGTCCCATGAGGTAGCCTCAGAGTGAGTCCCCCTTCTAAGAGACCTTGATCTCAGCTGCCTACGGCCAGAGTCCTAATTAATAGAGAAATATGGTGATGAGGTTGTCAAAACTTAATAGAGGCCGGCGTTGAggctcacaggctaatcctccgccttgcggtgccagcacaccgggttctagtcccggtcggggcaccgatcctgtcccggttgcccctcttccaggccagctctctgctgtggccagggagtgcagtggaggatggcccaagtgcttgggccctgcacctcatgggagaccaggagaagcacctggctcctgccatcggatcagcgcggtgcgccagctgcagcgcgccagtcgcggcggccattggagggtgaaccaacggcaaaaggaagacctttctgtctctctctctctctctcactgtccactctgcctgtcaaaaaaaaaaaaaaaaagaacttaatagaGAGGAACACTGCTGGCATCAGCCACAGGTGCAATGCAGTTACGCAGGAAGTTGAGCTTCCAAGTAGCCACGAGGCAGAGAAGTGTCAGCCTGTccggcaggagcagagctggcagctgctggcccaggcccagttcAGGCCCTCCTCACAGTCCCCTGAGCCAGCTCCCTCACCAACACTGGTTCTGAGGATTTCAATCACACATAAACATGAGTTACCTGAGACCCGGTGTGTAACCCAGTAGTCGGCGCTGTGGTGACTGTCACCCTGCAAGTGTAGGCATTCCTGGGGAGCACCTCACTCCCCACAGATGGAGACACAGGGGAAGATGCCCATGGGAGCACTCCCTTCCCTGCTCGGCCCCTTGGCTCAGGTCTGGTTCCAGAGCCACACCTGGGCAGGTTAACTCTTCAGTCCCTTGGTCCCAGCAGATCTGAGCAGAcgactgctgccttccaaaggcCTGCTTGTCACGGGCTGGCCATGGCTGGCACGCGGCAGCTTGCATCTCATCACTAATGGGGGCTCCCTGCTTCTGTGCTGTTTGGGCAAACTGTGGACTGCATCAACACCCTGCTTCCCTCCTGGAGTCTGGGCTTGTGTGTGTGCCAGGTGCAGGGTGCCATGCGCCCCGCCCTCAGTAAAAACCCTGGACACTGAGTCTCTGACAAGTGTCCCTCGTAGACCCTTCACTCGTGTTGTCACGACTTGGTATGGGAGGAGATGTGTCCTAGGGACTCCCCTGGGAGGGACCCCTGCCTTCCACTGTAATAAACCTTAGTCACGAGTACAATCATATGCTGAATCCTACGAGATCTCCCAGCAGGTCAGGAACCGTGGGAATGGTCTGGGGGACTCCCACCCCGATAGTAGAGTTACATGaaggtggacacacacacacaaccagttCATGTTAGTTACGTGTACGTGAACAATAAGGGGCCACCTAATTTCTAGGTTGCAACAGAAAttgagataatatatgtaaagATACTCTGTAAACAAGTGAAAACTGGCCCTGTTACTGTTCAGTTTCTGAGAATACATCACAGCTAATCAATGATGCCTGCACTGAACCTGACACAGGCCGACTCCACACGCACACCAGGCTGCCAACAGGGCACAGTGAACACGGATGGTCTCCTTCCCTGTAGGAGGTAAGATCTCCAAAACTGGGGAGGACTGATGACTGACGTCACTACTTTCTGTCAGCATCTTTTAGTGCCACACATCACCTGACAACTTCTAAATGTAATCTGGGGAGACAGAAGAATAATTCAaggaaaaaaacaatttatttaggGAGTAATCAAAACAGAACATTACTTATGCTAAGGATACTGCACTTTACTAGATAGGAGCTTAATAAAATGCTGGGAGCTCACAGAAGGCTGCTGAGAAGCCGCAAGGAGGGACCCGGTGCTCCCCAAGCACACAGAGTGGCAGCCGCACTTCACTCCTGTCTTACTTTTCTAGTATGACTTTCTCTACCCTCCTGAACTTTTGCAGTTCGGCGACAAGCTCCCAATACTTGAGATACAGCCACATGAGCCTCCCGTTTTGGCGCTTGTTGGTATTCCAGACGTCGCCACAATACGTATCGTGCTTAAAGATGTCGGTTAAACCCGCCACCATCTCTAGGTCAGCAGCCACTGGGTCCACGGAGGCTCGCACCAGCAGGCTCTTCTCGATGTCCAGGCGCTTGCTGCGAGGGAGCAGCAGGCTGCAGTAGATGTTCTGCCGCTCCGTGAGCGCCTCTTCAAACTCCTTCAGCAGAAGCCGGGCCCTCTGCTGCCAGTCGTCTTCCCTCTCCAGGCAGCTCAGATACGCGCCTCTCAGAGGCTGCAACTGTCTTTTCTCGTGCATTATCTGAGCCCGTTCCTGTTCCAGAAGCTTCTTTTCCTCCACCAGCTTGCGGCCCTGAGAGATCAGGGCTTCTCGATAACTAGCCGTTCtgttctgctccttttccagctCCAAGGACAGCCGAGCGACGGCACGCCGGCTCTCTGAGATCGTGGTGTGGTACTTGGCTTCCAGATCCCGTTGGAAAGCAGCTGTTCTCTCACGAtatgcttctctctctttttctatttctttccgaGACTCCCTAGACCAAATCCAACCTGATGTGAATAAATTGGGGAAGAAAAATACACATAGTCAAAGTCAGAGCTGGTGTTCTGAGGACCTCACTTCGGTAGAAGCTCAACACCTCAGAGGTACCAAGAAGATAACATTTTGTATGCAATCATATAACAAAGttcccttttaaaaagtttatttatttatttatttgaaaggcagagcaacagatacagagaaagagggccAGAGAAAAacctcccatctgccagttcactccccacacacctgcaacagctggggttgggccaggatgaaaccaagagccaggcacttgatctgggtctcctatgtgagtggcagggactccaggacttgagccatcacctgctgcctcccaagtgcacatcagcagaaagcaggATTGATGCAGGGACAGGATTCGATCCCAGGCCCTGACTCAGGTGCGGGATTGGAAGCGGGGACAGGATTCGATCCCAGGCCCTGACTCAGGGGCGGGATTGGAAGCGGGGACAGGATTCGATCCCAGGCCCTGACTCAGGGGCGGGATTGGAAGCGGGGACAGGATTCGATCCCAGGCCCTGACTCAGGTGCGGGATTGGAAGCGGGGACAGGATTCGATCCCAGGCCCTGACTCAGGTGCGGGATTGGAAGCGGGGACAGGATTCGATCCCAGGCCCTGATCCAGGGTGCGGGAGTtctaagtggtggcttcacctgctgtgccatgcaTCCCCCTAACATTCTTATCTTAAAATCAGAaaggagccggcgccacggctcactaggctaatcctccgccttgcggcgccggcccaccgggttctagtcccggttggggcgccggattctgtcccggctgcccctcttccaggccagctctctgctgtggccagggagtgcagtggaggatggcccaagtgcttgggccctgcaccccatgggagaccaggataggcacctggctcctgctatcggatcagcgtggtgcgccggctgcagcgcgccagccgcggcggccattggagggtgaaccaacggcaaaaggaagacctttctctctgtctctctctctcactgtccactctgcctgtcaaaaaaaaaaaaaaaaaaaaaccagaaagggaCAAGCATGGCAGAGAGTCCCCCGTCAGTCCTGCAGTCTGCTATGGCTATGAAAATCCACCACTCTCTTTGGCTCTCAAATCGGCCACCACTTGCCTGCTCTGGCCCCAGTGCCCCTGTGTGCTGTAGCAAGGCTTAAAAACTAATGAGTGGGCTTCCAATACTGCTGGCCTGATTCtcccaggagtggtatggcttATGACGGGCAGCCCAGTGTCTACTGGCTCAACTCTAGATGTTTGCTTAATCATGCGGGGCACAGGAAGATGCGGCAGATTACAAAACTCAACCCCAAGTCATGGCTTGGTCCTTTTCCCCAAACTGGAGACCCCTGGGATCTCACCACACGGCACTAGGGAGAGTGGGGAGGCTCACACAGGTACCGCCCTGCGCTGCTCCACATGAGGGGTGTTAGTCCTGACGGCCCACAGACCTGCCGTGGCAGGAGTCACCCAGTCCGCCCATTCCACCACGCGTCGGCTTGGGGAATTCAGGTTTCAGCAGCAGAACGAGGCAGAGGGGTGTCAGACACCCGCCTCGTCCCAGCTGATGTCACTGCTCAGTGGATTAGTGAATATCGGGGCAACTGCGTGTTCAAATCCGTGTTTCAAAATGAGGATATAGTCAGCAGCACAGATCTGGGGCCCGGGCAAACCAGAGGACTGTTCAGAAAACCTtccagcctgcagcccaggtGCCGTCAGGAACAGCAGCACAGATCTGGGGCCCGGGCAAACCAGAGGACTGTTCAGAAAACCTtccagcctgcagcccaggtGCCGTCAGGAACAGCAGCACAGATCTGGGGCCCGGGCAAACCAGAGGACTGTTCAGAAAACCTtccagcctgcagcccaggtGCCGTCAGGAACAGCAGCACAGATCTGGGGCCCGGGCAAACCAGAGGACTGTTCAGAAAACCTtccagcctgcagcccaggtGCCGTCAGGAACAGCAGCACAGATCTGGGGCCCGGGCAAACCAGAGGACTGTTCAGAAAACCTtccagcctgcagcccaggtGCCGTCAGGAACAGCAGTGTGCAAGCTGTCCTCCCGCTCCCCTGTCTTCAGCTCCCCAGTCCACGTGCCCCTCCTGGGACCCCTGGGCTTTCCATCCGCGCTCACAGTGCTTTTTCGCCTTTTGCTGGTTCCTCCTCTCCTTGACATtcagctctgcctgcccaggcctGTGACCTCCAGGGTTCCCCGAGTGGGAATGGCTCCCGGGGCCGCAGGCATGAAAGCCATCCTCATTTGTATGCGCCGCTGCTCCCTGACTTCCATAAGCATAAAACCAAGCTCC
This window encodes:
- the CCDC127 gene encoding coiled-coil domain-containing protein 127, with the protein product MNNLNDPPNWNIRPNSRADGGDGSRWNYALLVPMLGLAAFRWIWSRESRKEIEKEREAYRERTAAFQRDLEAKYHTTISESRRAVARLSLELEKEQNRTASYREALISQGRKLVEEKKLLEQERAQIMHEKRQLQPLRGAYLSCLEREDDWQQRARLLLKEFEEALTERQNIYCSLLLPRSKRLDIEKSLLVRASVDPVAADLEMVAGLTDIFKHDTYCGDVWNTNKRQNGRLMWLYLKYWELVAELQKFRRVEKVILEK